The following are encoded in a window of Castanea sativa cultivar Marrone di Chiusa Pesio chromosome 5, ASM4071231v1 genomic DNA:
- the LOC142635462 gene encoding uncharacterized protein LOC142635462, whose translation MASPRYCPHTLVLDGKLYVFGGFETASSLHGSGWMEVFDPSTKKWTSLPNPPTEISEHEMIYGVVEPKKVIFLSDLRYPFAFQTYDVKSKAWTARRSAYPFEIFSNGVHPRATTVGSTLFWVSLVWDSFENLDGCCVHAYRMDDVNDSGDVYFKGSFDIDRMVELDNGVTAKYPPGGLHHLGDHKFCFLLTTLNYEHGKTSSYVNCIILDISPTCDEDGEGHNKLNISILSNHKYSVPSYFTLLDSLLLNGGLYTSKKKNPKLSNETSVMFTSSQDELQRSHIDNNNNILKNTKDAIITLQGVLEGKHDQIIDETLHQYKVSSDIWWSSLYKKIEGLVAISKLAHDRLQQSEYDF comes from the exons ATGGCTTCTCCTAGATATTGCCCTCACACTCTCGTTCTCGATGGCAAGTTGTATGTTTTCGGCGGTTTCGAAACGGCCTCTTCGCTACATGGCTCTGGGTGGATGGAGGTTTTTGACCCAAGCACGAAGAAATGGACTTCATTGCCAAACCCTCCAACTGAAATCAGTGAGCATGAGATGATATACGGAGTTGTTGAACcgaaaaaagtgatttttttgaGTGATCTTAGGTACCCATTTGCGTTTCAGACTTATGATGTGAAATCTAAAGCTTGGACAGCACGCAGGAGTGCTTATCCCTTTGAAATATTCTCTAATGGGGTTCATCCTAGAGCTACGACTGTTGGCAGTACTCTCTTTTGGGTTTCGCTCGTTTGGGACTCCTTTGAGAATCTAGATGGTTGTTGTGTACATGCTTACCGTATGGATGATGTTAATGATTCTGGTGATGTGTATTTCAAGGGCAGTTTCGATATCGACCGTATGGTTGAGCTTGACAATGGTGTCACTGCTAAGTACCCTCCTGGAGGTTTGCACCATTTAGGTGATCACAAGTTCTGTTTTTTGTTGACCACTCTCAACTATGAACATGGCAAAACTAGTAGTTATGTTAATTGTATCATACTTGACATTTCTCCAACATGTGATGAGGATGGTGAGGGTCATAATAAGTTGAATATTTCCATTCTGTCCAACCATAAGTATTCCGTGCCGAGCTACTTTACCCTCTTGGATAGCTTGTTGCT GAATGGCGGCCTTTAtacatcaaagaagaagaatccAAAGTTATCAAATGAAACAAGTGTAATGTTCACTTCTTCCCAAGATGAGCTTCAGAGGTCACacattgacaacaacaacaatatccTCAAGAACACAAAGGATGCTATTATAACACTGCAGGGAGTTTTGGAGGGGAAGCATGATCAAATTATAGATGAGACACTACATCAGTACAAGGTTTCTTCAGATATATGGTGGTCTTCTCTCTACAAAAAGATTGAAG GTCTTGTTGCAATTAGCAAGTTAGCTCACGACAGGCTTCAACAATCAGAATATGATTTTTAG